taaaaataagggtACCAAATTTTGGGTTTAAATACAATTCAATAATACATTATAATATGTTCAAGGATATTCTCATCCCATCCTTTTTTATGTTCTACTCCTCTTTCACTAATCTAGATAGAACAATTTTTACTTTCTTGACTTTGCAAAGTATTCGATGACAATCGTAAGTCATAACCACCTCGAATATCTGTAGCTTCTAATTATAATGTTAACACGTGTTCTAAGCATGATTCTATTtttatacttttttaaaaagtataATTGTTGCACCCGGACACAATGATTTTTCTGTGTTTAAACAAATCAGTCATGTTTGCTAGTTGGTAAGCTATGTCCACCATTCATGTGTTGTTCTCCAATATAACTATAACTGTCATTAGTTGCATACTATTTCTGCTTGTTGTTGGGGCTGAACCAAATCACTTCAATGTGCAAACTCTAATTTACCAACTGGCAAACATATATCACACAATCAACCACTTATCTTGCCATGAGCTTTGAGGATGGTTTCAACTAGCAAATCAGTAGCGGAACAAAAATAAACACATGCATACAAGACACGGTGATTTACGTGGAAAAACCTCCTCggtgtgagaaataaaaaacCATAGGACCAACGGTTCACTTCAAGCTTCCACTATAAGCAATAATGGGTACAAATGGAGTCTTCTCTAGAACATCTTGGGGCATATCACAACAGCAACTATATCATCAAGTTATATACTTGGTGCCATCAACATCAACTATAGCAACTAACATGCAGAGAAATAATAGATTCTGTCCCCTTCGATTCTCAACAAAAATCTCCCATACCAAGAAGCAAATTGCACGAAACTTAGCAAAAATGATGGTCTGTGAGTCCCTTCCAAGCTGTCAAAAATAGCCTTATTAGACATCGTTGACCTCTCAAACTAACAATTTTTCCAAATGTTGCACAAGCTGAAACTGCAGTCAATCAAGCTGACAATCCACAACTAAAATCTAGGGGTGGGCATACGGTCtaaccgagaaattcggttcgGTTTCTCGGTCTTTTTGAAAATTCGATCTTCAGAATCTTAAGACCGATCTGTCTCCAACAAAGCTCAAGACCAAGCAATTCGGTCTTTGGTTAGTTTGGTTTGGTCTCGGTCATAGACCGAACTAACCGTAACAAAAGTTtgaacagcaaaaaaaaaatcaaataatcagTACAAGATCGATGAATCAAGCAATTAGGCTATAGATGACACACTACAAATTGGTGTCACCAGAAAATCAAGCACAATTCAGACAAAAAATGAAGCAAATCGAGCAcgatttagaaaagaaaagaagcaaaTCGATACTGCCAATCTGACATGACTTGAATCCATTGATCCGACGATCTCCACCAGTTACCACACCACAAGAACCTGTagggattagttcccatccATCCCATCGTCTCCAGGCGTCGCTCTTCTTAGCTTCCTGCACCGTCGCTCTTATCACTTTGCTAATGGTTGGCCTCTTCCACTACCGAGGTCTCTAGTGAGGCAGCGACCGGCACATAGCCACTTCCGCCTCTGGGGTGTGGCCGACCGGTTGGAGGCAGCGCACgacgatggaggcggaggcgggctGGCTTGAAGCGGCACACGAcaatggaggcggaggagggctgGTTAGAGGCGGCGCATagcgatggaggcggaggcggaggcgggaggcggcgtaCGCCGATGCGGTCAGGCGAGCATGAAAGAGACGAGAAGACGGTGTGAACTGAGGAGGATGGGAATGGTTCGGATGGATGCGAGAGCCGGAGGGCACCTGTaaccagggtttcccaaaccgctgGGGCCGGGGTTACCACggcccggcggtaagcacggttaccgcgcggtaaccgtgaaaaaccgtacaaaaccgtgcaaaatttataaattcaaattattttttaaatttatttgaatttgaggaggttaccgcggtatttatattaccgtacctccggttaccgcggttaccggcggtaaGGGAAACCCTGcctgtaacgtcccgccttcccccaggcTGGGCCCGCTTACAtgtgatagctttcataggtcatagactgtcCTCACAggccaacacaagtcttttctgcacactttgtccacACTCGTGCGCATCCAGGAAGAAGTTCCGCGCGGTTACGGCGGTAAGGGAAACCATGCCTGTAACGTCCTGCCTTCCCCTTTTCCTGGTCGGTCAGCCCTCACAGGCCAACAAGTCTTTTCTGCCCACACTCGTGCGCACccaggaagaatttcccggtcggtcacccatcccaaattgctctgGGTCAAGCATGCTTAACCTTGGAGTTCTTTGGaaatcggcttccggaaaagaagttgcaacttgttgatatgagtattctattaatcctattaagccctaggctggGAGGTTACACCTGGTGTAACATCCCAGCCTAGGggttaataggattaatagaatactcatatcaacaagttgcaacttcttttccgaaagccgatctctaaagaactccGACGTTAACCGTGCTTGGCTtggagcaatttagggatgggtgaccgatcgggaaattcttcttTCCTGgctgcgcacgagtgaggagggcagtctatgacctacaaaagctgccagatgtaagcgggcccggcctgggagaggcgggacgttacaacaCCTCTCTGCCTCTAGGGTTTCTAGCAAATTAGTGGGCTTATTGGGCCAACTAGATCTATTGGGCCCAATTCGGTCATTTCGGTTAACTGAGGGCACTGACTGAATTGACCGAACAGATTTAAGTCTTTCACTGGTCGAGACCGAATTTCTTAGTCTCGGttttttcggtctcggtcttttcggttcggttcttCGGTTCGGTCTTATTCTACCCAACCCGACTCAAATCCAGTGCTCTACTCAACCAATCCTCACACAAACTGATAAGATTGAAGTGCTCTAAGTGAGGAAATACCTCACTAAGTTTGGTGCCAATCCAACCACGGTTGAGCCTCCAATCGCTGATTTGATAAAGATCGGGTAACGGCCACTAAGCTAAACAATCTGCAACTCTTCTTCTCcactctcctccccctctcttgtgttttatttgatggttgcttctcctctctccaatggctgctgctgctgctgctctctctctctctctcaatggAGGCTAGGTTTTTGTTTGCACCACAAAAGTATGAGGCAATCTTCATCATTGATGAAGACATGTATCGATGGCTCATATTTGTTAGACTTTTGGGCTGGAATGGGCTGAGAGCAAAGGTTCTATGTGGATGGAGTTTAgcctaacaaactccacctccCGACATCATGGAGCACCTGGCTGCCTTCCAGTAGTCATACCAATGAGCTGGCAACAAACTTTGAGATTCTCTATTGTCATACCTTGGTCAACAAGTCAGCCCCATTGTCATCGGTGCAGACTTTCTCAAGCCGCATTTTCTGAGAACTCAACACATCACGATTCAAATGATTACGCATGTCAGTGTGCTTTGATCTTGAGTGGTATAGCAGCATGGAGGTCTCAGATATGGTCGACGGCTAGCGTAGCCTTCTTCCTCAAATATGAACTCAGGGAGATTGGAAGTTAATATTCAAGGAAGAAAACCACACTAGCCATCGACTACATCTGATTGGGTTTAGACCACAAGCTCTGGATCCCTCATATTGGTCTTTGTGGCTCTAAATTAAGTTTGTGTAGACTTGTCCTagtgtatgttggcttgtatatATCTGTCTAGATCTTTCTTCTCACTTGGCATGTCCCTTCTTCTCTTATAGAGTTTTGTTTTTAAACTCTCGGGGTGCTCCAAGAACTAGGAAGACAAGTATGGATATGATCCGAGTAATCATTGTAatgtccgagtagaactcttcttctccttctttgtCTGAAATACCTTCCGTATATGAGgcatgattccgtataagacttggtatatgatGGGCTCCGTCGAGTCTAACTCTAAGAGTATTGGGTACCCCTTATCGTTGACACTTACATAATTACCCTTGGAAGTTATTATCAACGGAAGCCCATAATTAAGAGACAAGTGTAAATTAATCTTTCAAGCAGGGTACAACTATATCCCCGTATAGTGGAGTTATTAATTATTCTCTGGGTAGGTAGTTGCTTCCTTCCCTGTGGAAGTGGATGGGTATTCAAATTTCAACTATGCCATCCAATCAAGCCACGACGATCCACAGCCATAGTGTAAAAATTCAAGTCAATTGCTTACAACTTCACTCAACAtgaccaatatatatatatatatatatatatatatatatatatatatatatatatatatatgtatatatatatatacactaattAAATTTGTGGAACTTGGATAATGCAATCTGCATATTCAAAATTATATACATGGAGTCATGCATGGACAAGAAAATGCAGGCAATTACGTACCCAATTGTAGCAAGCCACTCGCAAATTTTCGCATTTTTTCTTTGCCGCCATCACACCTAACCGACTCCTTTTCCACACAAACAGATTATAAATAAGCACCATATTTCCAACTCCGTTCATCCCACGAAACAACACGAGACAGAAAATGGCACCTTCCAAGgtcagcctcgccgccgtgctcgccgtggCCATCTCGATGGCCatggcggccaccaccaccacctcggcgCAGAACACGCCGCAGGACTACGTCAACCTGCACAacagcgcgcggcgcgcggacgGCGTCGGCCCGGTGAGCTGGGACCCCAAGGTCGCCAGCTTCGCGCAGAGCTACGCGGCCAAGCGCGCCGGCGACTGCCGGCTGCAGCACTCCGGCGGGCCGTACGGGGAGAACATCTTCTGGGGCTCGGCGGGGCGCGCCTGGAGCGCCGCGGACGCGGTGGCGTCGTGGGTGGGCGAGAAGAAGAACTACCACTACGACACCAACACGTGCGACCCGGGCAAGGTGTGCGGCCACTACACCCAGGTAGTGTGGCGCAAGTCGGTGCGCATCGGCTGCGCCCGCGTCGTGTGCGCGGCGAACCGCGGCGTGTTCATCACCTGCAACTACGACCCCCCGGGCAACTTCAACGGCGAGCGCCCGTTCCTCACCCTCGACGCTGCGGCGAAATAGTCGATCACTCACTCGTACACAGTCGGGTTGAACTGCATGCTATGTCTGTGCCGCAGTACATTTCATCGATGTTTGTGACTCTGGGATCGACGTCCGTGAACAATAAAGCATGTAATGAAGTGAtcttaataataaataatttcttGGCTATATATGCACATCAACAGCTGATGCATTATAAGCCTTTGAAAATGCATTTTACAGATCCCGAATTCGTCCAGGGCACCATCGATCACTAgttcaaatatttcaaataggTCTTAACCTGCTGCATGCGCCAACGTGAAATACCACGGTAGTTCATTGGTGGTTACAACGAGGATTAGGTCCAACTGACAAGTGGGACCTACTtcgaaattttcttttttcctgtgtttcctcttttcttttctttcttcttctccttttgtCTTTTtgtccctttcttctccttctcgcTTCATCTTCTGGCCTCTTATTTTTATAGGTGGACTTCATTTTAGAgtggttttttttaaacaaaacatGAATATTTTAACCCTTAAAGCATTTCAAATAGAAACACTTTAAGCAACAAAGTGGTAATAAATCTCGTAGAGAGTTATAATTTTTACATAAAGTTTACCGCTTTAGATAATGGAGTTACAAGATTGATTTCTTATGTAAAACCATATCTCAATTAGTGTTTATAGGCTAATTTCATAGGGACCATCCCGTATAAATAGACATGTTTCACGAGCAAATTTCTTAGAGATTCAttcataaattaaaaatagGTTTTCGTAGGTGGTCATTGACCTGAGGCGGCCTTAAGTATCTATGCATATGCTTTTCTTTAAGGGCCGCTTGTGAAAAAAGGTGGCATgtggaaaaatagtttttctacTAGTGTAAATTTGAAGTAACATTATTTTCGAGTACCCAtcgtttgaatttcaaaattatgTTACTTCAAATTATCTTATTTTTAGAAATTCAAAATCAGCTTCTACATAAAGCACGATCTCCTTTTGTTACCGTTTCCCTCGATCCCTCGATTTTACGCAGAAACATGCCAAATATTCCTCAAACCacctacaatatatatatattggacaAAATGCAAAGCTCAAATTAATCATGCTAGCTGACTTGGGAACGCAGTACAATCTCTTAAAGATTTGAAATCATGGATATGCATTTAAATAATGCATGATTAGACATAAACCAAAGCTGCGACAACACCTTATTATAGCTTATTTGTCGTTCGGTAGTGACACATCAGCCAGATATACCTAATCAAGCTcgttatatatatagctagctagtttaGCCGCCGGGACAACGTGGATGGATATCCTGAAGTATATCTCGTTAGTAGGGATGGTAATTGTGCCCGTTTGCCCGTTTACCTGTGGTAAATCCCTATTAGGGTtgggtttgttctccattttatacccataggtatctTATTGGGTCAAAAGCTATGTCCGATGGGTAAATGGGCATGGGTATGGGTAATCACTACTCATGCCCgctttgcccgtttacccgctAAATCTAACTTACATGTAGGCTAGAAGCAAAATCCACTAGAATACATAAGCCACGTTCTTTGTTTTTTACAGTTTCCCTTTTATTTCTCTTATTATTTCTCTCCCCTTACTCTATCGCCGCCAGAGGAGAGATACGACACCGAGGCggagaatatttgatgttttaagttcGATTCGAACTTAGAAGCTTGTAGACTTTTTGTTCCACTGCTTTTGTTGTGGCGGGTAAACAGGCACGCCCGCGGGCATAAGGCGTCCGCGGGCAATGGGCATGGGCAACCATCGTTACCCGTCATGTAGTAATGGGTATACCCACGGGCACAAATAATATCACGGGCACGGGTATAGGTAGGCACTACCCGTGCCCGTCGCGCCCGATCGTGGATGGATATCCTGAAGTATATCTCGTTAGCTAGCTAGTTTAGCCTTTTGAGTTTCGATACAGCCAGTAAATACTACCACCGCCCGAAATTACAAGGAAAAGATGTTAACGCAATATGTGTATATAGCCCGGCCTAAACAAAATATATGTCTACTTGGCGTTAGCTTTAATTAACTGCCAAGATACAACGAGTAAACGGTTTTTCCTGATCATCAACAAAATCAGCTGGACCTAAAATAGACCTTTCCATCAAGGAAATACCTAAAATTAATTCTGGTTCCACGATCAATACAAATCTATATTGATCTTTCTATGCATTGATTCGTGTGCTTAAGTTTTTATTTCAGCTCAGCTACAGTAGTTAATATGGATCAATGGTTTGCTAAAACATCTCCCAACACTTCGCTTTCTCTGACAGTACACGTGCTTAATGAATTAAGTTTGGAAGAGTCAATTAAATAACAAGCTTTAGCAGCCAACCGTGCTACTGTTATTTTATGATGAAAATCTCAAGAGCACCAAGTGACCTACTCTCTTGACATACCCACTTAACACAGCCGCCGCTGGACACCATGCCGTACGGAAAAACGATAATTGTAGTAGACCATGTGGTATAATGACCAGACCAACAAATTAAGCTAGTCTAGTCATCCTATTGAAGTATTACCGACGTAATTAACTTTTTCAAATGGACATTAATTTAGACAAAATTCAAAGAAGCGGTACATGGCATGATAACAATAATGTAGGTCAAAGCCTGAATGATTGAAGCACGCAAAAACCAAAACTGTgaaaacactactacaaaaaatgGATTTGTTGCGGTCAATTTTGGTTCTCTACAGTGACCAGCACTTCCACCAGTGACTAATGGCCAATGAGAAGACATCATTTTCACTAGCAGCCACCAGCCGCAAACAAAAAGGCATTTACACTGCCGGGCGACCTAGCCCAGCCGTCAGTGAAAAAGTTTTTCTCTCGCGGCTACATTAAGCTGACCGTGTGCAAAAGTAGGCAACTAGTTAAGATAACCGCTAGCATAAGCCTGTTTGTTTAAGCTTAATATTATTGTAATTTTGATTATTGAGCTAGATTACTATCAGCTAAATTATAATAAGTCAACATAAAATAAGTTGTtatctgtttgtttctctgCTATATTAGCTGTTTGTTAGTtattagccacccaataattaaaaaaaacacatttagaGTGGccatagacaaaaaaaaaaaaccacatgcATGCAACGGCCCATTTTCATGTATCAAACACGAAATTAAAATCAAATCATTCCATTTCCACATATCAAATATGAAATTCAAATGAAATCGTCTACATCGCCACTGCATCAAATGGAAGAACAGACAACATAAATTCATCCATGCAACCCTCCCAAGCGTGTCCCTCAATCTATACTcaacatgcaaccatgccacatcatcatccactagtaataattacatatttaatctcATGCAATCAAGCAATATCATCTAcaatctatttaattctacaaatcaggATACAAGCATATTCAATTATCACAGCCTCACATGATTTTCGTAATATTTTAACAAGTCTATCATTTTAACAATATTTACtatatacttatcaatatgtttcactcattaaagcgcgggtattatttgttttttttatcataactTCAGATAATTATTGATGTTCATTATTCTTCTAACTCCTAGCTCAATTGTCGAAAAAATATAGTGAAAATTGTTAATTAGTTCCCGCAGTAAAGCACAAGGAATCTCCTAGTTCAAAAGAATTCTAGCCGCCATGGACGAGTTCAAAGGtgactgttggtatttcttaacgacattactagaaatataattcccagcaatggcgtagAAACACTcgtggtatattatggttacatatttcatccgcaagcgcacggatataccattgtagcatttcacctgagagtattccaagggtatcgtatttgtttaatcccgtgggaagattataatagagagaactgtactaataatttatatattacttgtaataaccaaagtctaagcaggggttaacaTAATTCCAACAGTAGAGTGACACTAAGCAGAAGCATTTATACTCTAATTCATtgttatctaagctaagtggaaagaatatagaaagatcctattcctatacttatagttgtcacgcctagaaattcacgaaccagaatttctaaactgaatgtgcattaaacccctgtccaggaccagctagggtacacaaacgacaattgttgacatacatatccacgtcttacaaaaatataaaagattacaaatgcagcggaaaaggtaaaacgagctagacttggaagcttgacttcagcagcgggacgactccactccacaggcaatccttgacggcagcgacgaaaccaacctcaacaagacagctccaactaggaagatcttcagctttggtgtgggggaaaagagagcaagactgagtactacccactgtactcagcaagtcataccagaagaggaggtatgatgcaggatatatccaaaggagactaagggttcatttgcataaagcaggcatttaaaagcagtaaaacaattgtagtaattaatcaatattaaccaatcattctccaacgctacaccatgttgcaacaggcccaaccaaccacctgaactacaccagttcattaagctaaactaggggtgagactaattacggtgaatctggttaatcgctcataaccgcgggcacggctattcaaatagttttactttggccagaagtgtacaactgtacccacaagacacgattccacacatgtcgccatgccccgaagtatcaccatgatactgcaaagggggaaatcgtgacaagatccttcgcataaccctcccctaaccatccacactacgctaaggtttcacccccacccctcaaaaggtaGTGGGTGGTCCcgtcttgcgccgcggtgaatccggcagctggacaaccggacaccccggccgacccaactccatcacgcccatcctcgccaccggtgcctaggaaagggtcgagctatacttcagatcaagcagttacccactcccgcttgtggtaagcacggtaagtctccaaGGGTTTctcatgaaccggtccttaattgtcatgggtgcgaccagcaaaaccatgcacccacagcccaccattcagtgtattttaattaactaacaccattgcggtggcactaatccaaagctatggtaatagtcaaagtctatgtaataatatgatccccatttgtgtactagttgagctaagcatggctaagcagttcctaaaccaacatttagttattttgatacccaagttatcaatggcatagggtaaacaataaatggTTGAGTAATAGgatccatcccacatgacattgtaaaagaatgcaatatttaatagaaatgcgggatatttgtaaattgggtacaatatgatcaattgtaatgcatgacttgccttgctctcgcactgatgagatctcagcaacgtcttcgagaaaccgcggatcgacgaaacggccgaaatctacgcgacaaacaaagcacacaagcaaaacatgctataagactactgaaacaggaaacaaaaccatttttaatggattctagggatttttatgaatttactgagacttgaatggacttaaacggagctcggataaattagatatgaattttagaagataatctgtgtttttactaataaagaaataGTCCTTAATTATTTAGTGCGCGATATtgcccagggctgacgtcatccagGGGAGGGCTGCGTTGGCAGGTGGGCCCCGCTTGTCAGCGGCTCAAAGGgcgccggtccaccgtggaccgggaccacgcgggtggtccaccgcgggtccacgggaccgacggtccagatcggctaggaggccgatcggacggcgcgggcggcggcttggcacggctcggctcggcacaaagccggccggccggccatggcgagcggcggcggtgcactgGTCATCAGCGGtgaccggcggcgcgggaggcggcggcggacagggcggaaggcggcggcgactggtgCGAAAGCGGCGGCACACGGAGAGCGGCGGCGTGTGcggggagagggaaggagggtgGGGACGGGTTCCTCAcaggagggtggcggcgaccgGTGCGGAAGGCgaaggtgacgacgacgacccgacgagcggaggggcggacacctagaggaggggaggagacgaATTAGGGCGGAGGAAAAACCCCACGGCAACCACCAATGACGGCCGGAgtcggaggggagaggggactCACCGGCGACGCGAGAGAAATGGGGCCTCGGTGGGATTCCGGCGACGCAAGGGGGCGGCCGGGAAAGATCTTGCGGTGGCGAAGCtaatggtggcggcggcttagcacggcggcggctctagtggcggcggcacgcggccggagatgggcggcggcggcggagctcgggtgtAGCGTGGGGAGAGCGGCGGAGTGCACGGGCGAGCGCAACAAGAGAGGAAAAAGGTTGAGGGGGCTCGGGGAGCGATTTATAGGTGCGGGAGGGGGCGGATGTGACCGGGAAACCTCCCTATTTCGCCGGCGATGTGAGGGAGTGGGGAGGAAGATAGAGAGGGGGATTCAAATTGAATCCCGCCCCTTGCAAGCGTGCGCGCGGACGGGAGTGGGGTGGCagagggcggcgacgcgggcgcgaggtggagcggaggaggcgggtgGCGTAGGGAGGTGGGggcgccggcggctggagcTCGGCTCCAACCTGCTGGAGGTAGGGGACGGGCTGACAGGTGGATCCCACATGTCAACGCCTGAGAGTGAGGGGGAGGCCGGGTGGACTtcgggaggggaagaggaaacGGGCCAACCCGTTAGGAGGGGGAGGGCGCGGGAGGagatgggccggcggcccaaaaGAGAAAacgaaggaaaagaaaatagaaaaagaagaaaggatttttcctgggattaaatattgcacttgctcatttttagttggttaaaattatttccaaggctctgaaaattccactaaaaatcttgttaatcAATTGcgacatgtggaacccaagaaaaatcccacaatgccatttccaattattaattgcatttattaattatggaattagctctaggttaatttgaACCATCTCTTTGGATGATTTATttaacaattttttaaaaagaagaagggggaaacttcagggcgtgacaaacctaccccccttatgtcgaccccgagattcggaagagctggcgaagaggtgcggatgggcggccttcaactcatcttctctttcccaggtggcctcttcctctgagtggtggctccactgaacaTTGCAGAAGCTGATTACCTTGTTCCTGGTCCTTCTCTCACTAGTTTCGAGGATACGGGTCGGCTTCTCCACATACGTCAGATCTTCCTGAATTTCGATGTGATCTGGACTTGCCTATTCCTCAGGAA
The sequence above is drawn from the Oryza glaberrima chromosome 10, OglaRS2, whole genome shotgun sequence genome and encodes:
- the LOC127752852 gene encoding pathogenesis-related protein PRB1-2-like, producing MAPSKVSLAAVLAVAISMAMAATTTTSAQNTPQDYVNLHNSARRADGVGPVSWDPKVASFAQSYAAKRAGDCRLQHSGGPYGENIFWGSAGRAWSAADAVASWVGEKKNYHYDTNTCDPGKVCGHYTQVVWRKSVRIGCARVVCAANRGVFITCNYDPPGNFNGERPFLTLDAAAK